The sequence CACGTCCATCGCTGGTATGAGGCACCATGATGGCGGTATCGCCCGGAAGGAAGGAACGATCCAGCACGATGTGTGCACCCTGACTGGGTGAGATCATGGGCTCCGTGTCCGGCTCTGCCATCTTTCGCACACCATCGGTGAAGGGACCCGTGGCATTGATGATCACATTCGCGCTGGAGGTGCATGCCTTCCCGCTTTCCATATCCTGCCAGGTGACACTCTCCACCGTGCCGTCCGTTCCCTTGTTCAGCCCCGTCACTTTCGCATAGTTCAGCAGCGTACCCCCCTGTTCGATGGCCGTCGTCACCATGTTGATGAGCAGCCGTGAATCATCAAACTGGCCGTCATAGTATATCACCCCACGACTCAGCCCCTCTGTGTTCACGTTGGGAAGCATCTTCAGCGTCTCCTCGCGCGACACAATCTTTGACGGTCCGAAACCATACTTCCCGGACAGCATCTGGTAGAGCTTCAGGCCTATGCCGTAGAATGGCCCCTCCCACCAGGAGTAGCTGGGCACAATGAAAGGCAGCTCACTCACCAGGTGCGGAGCATTCTGCCGCATGATGCCTCGCTCTTTCAATGCCTCCATCACCAGGGACACATTCCCCTGCTCCAGATAACGCACACCACCGTGGACCAGCTTCGTGCTGCGGCTGGACGTTCCCTTTCCATAGTCATGCTGCTCCAGCAGCAGCGTACTGTAGCCGCGCGTCGCGGCATCCACCGCCACTCCAACTCCCGTGGCGCCTCCGCCAATGATGATGATATCCCAGGGCTTGGTTTGAGAGACAGCCGATTTCAGCAAGTCAGGGCGGTTCATAGAGTCGGGAGGGGTGCGGGTGAAGATTCCGATGCCGGGGGCTCGTCCGGGATGGCGTGCAACTTGGTCCTGTTCAAAACGATGCCGGCCGCGATTTTGATGAACAAGGTGTAGATGATCAGGCCAAGCGCCCAGATGCCAGCGGTGATCTTCCACTCGATGGCGCTGGGCCGGTACTCCACGATCTCATGAAGCGTGGACGGCACGAAGCCGGGAATGATCAGACCCATGCCCTTCTCAATCCAGATGCCGATGAATGCCAGGATACAGGCGGTGTTCAAGATCCAGTGCTTGGTGAAGACACTGGGCAAGAGCATCAGCACCGCAGCGACCGCAACCAATGTTATCGAACTCCAGATCCACCACACCAGTTCATCATGACCATGCAGTCCAAAGTACAAATATCGCGCCGCTGAGGTGTGAGCACCGCCTGTGTAGAACTCTGTGAACACCTCTGACACGACCATGAGCAGGTTCACCAGAATGGTGATGCGCATGATGTTTACCAACGTGCGGATCGGACCGTCGCCAAAATGGCGCCCCACAGCCTGACGAATCACCTGGATCGCCAGCACAATAAACGCAGGACCCGAGACGAATGCCGAGGCCAGAAACCGGGGCGCGAGGAGTGCTGTGTTCCAGAACGGACGTCCACCGAGACCGCAATAGAGGAATGCCGTGACCGTGTGGATCGAGATGGCCCACACGATGGAAAGAAAGACAAAGGGCACATACCACCGCGGATCCGGGGTCTGCCCCAGATAGCGCATGTACAGGAGGTAGGCGCAGATGTAGGCATTGATGAAAAGGTAACCATTCAGAACAATCACATCCCAGCTCAGCATGGAGACGGGAAAATGCAGGCGGCCAAAAGGCGGGAGCAAGTGCCAGAAGCGATCTGGGCGGCCCAGATCGCAGATCACAAACATGAGGCTCATGATAATCGCAGCGATGGCCAGCAACTCTCCAATGATGACGATATCATGCATCTCCTCATCATGGTAGAGATAGGCGGGTATCACCATCATCACACCGCCGGCAGCGAGACCGACAAGGAAAGTGAAGTTCGCAATGTAGAGTCCCCATGAGACATGGTCACTCATATTGCTCAAGGCCATGCCGTCACGCACCTGCACCGCCCACGCATTGGCTCCCACCAGAAAGATGGCAGTCAGGCAGAACATCCATATGTAAAACAGCTTGCCCCCATCCAGTGATTCCAGCGCGGCATTGCCAAGAAAACGACCAAAGTTCCGCCAGAATGCGGGACGACTGGGACTCGGGCTGGCCTCGGGAGCAGCGCTCATGATGCAAGTGTGCGAAAGGCGGCGGATGCAAAATCAACTGTCAAAGAAGTAGAAGAACTGTGGCTTCAGGCCGAGATCCTCTTTCAGGATGAAGACACGCTTGTGCTCCAGCACCCAGCGGATCTCGGACTGGGGATCGAGGAGGTTTCCAAACACACGCGCGCCAGTCGGGCACGCCTCCAGGCAGGCGGGCAGACGTCCATTGCGCGTGCGATGCAGGCAGAAAGTACACTTCTCCATCGTGCCCTGTGGCCGGATGCGGTTGCTGAGATATCCCTGGTTCGGATTGATCTCCTCCTTGGGGATCACCGGCTTGGTCCAGTTGAACCGGCGCGCATGGTAGGGACAAGCCGCCTCACAATAACGGCAGCCAATACACCAGTTGTAATCGACGACGACAATCCCATCCGGCTCCTTCCATGTGGCCTCGACCGGGCAGACATCCACACAGGGCGGGTGCTCACACTGCTGGCACTGCACCGGCATGTAGAATTTATCCGGCTGCGGCACCGGCTTGTCGTAATGGGCATTCCCCTGCTCCATGTCCATGCTGCCCTTCTGCATTTCAAAGACGCGGATGTACGACTGATTGGAGGGCCGATCGTGATTATTCTCCAGATGACATGCCTCAGCGCATTTCCGGCAGCCGTTGCAGACACTCAGATTCAGTGCGTATCCAAACTTCACGCCCTCCTGCGGCTTCGTGTCTGAAATGGTGACATCGGCACCGTACTGCTCCTTTGTCTCCTTTTCGAGTCGCCGCAATACGACTTTCAGGTCGACCAAAGAGAGCTCTTTGTAATGGCGTTGCAG is a genomic window of Roseimicrobium gellanilyticum containing:
- a CDS encoding glycerol-3-phosphate dehydrogenase/oxidase; this encodes MNRPDLLKSAVSQTKPWDIIIIGGGATGVGVAVDAATRGYSTLLLEQHDYGKGTSSRSTKLVHGGVRYLEQGNVSLVMEALKERGIMRQNAPHLVSELPFIVPSYSWWEGPFYGIGLKLYQMLSGKYGFGPSKIVSREETLKMLPNVNTEGLSRGVIYYDGQFDDSRLLINMVTTAIEQGGTLLNYAKVTGLNKGTDGTVESVTWQDMESGKACTSSANVIINATGPFTDGVRKMAEPDTEPMISPSQGAHIVLDRSFLPGDTAIMVPHTSDGRVMFAIPWHGHTLVGTTDTAIEASSMEPVPMDQEIEFMLGTAALYLEKKPTRADILSAFAGIRPLVKAGGGKNTAALSRDHTIHIDQSGLLTITGGKWTTYRNMAQDCVNHAATLGDLPERDCVTKTLNIHGYHPHSEKFGAKSVYGSDAPLIDELAAGDPSLGAVLDDALPYIAAEVVWAARHEFARTVEDVLSRRTRALFLNAKAAVRMAPKVAELLAKELGNDEVWQSAQVESFTAVARGYMVR
- the dsrP gene encoding sulfate reduction electron transfer complex DsrMKJOP subunit DsrP, producing the protein MSAAPEASPSPSRPAFWRNFGRFLGNAALESLDGGKLFYIWMFCLTAIFLVGANAWAVQVRDGMALSNMSDHVSWGLYIANFTFLVGLAAGGVMMVIPAYLYHDEEMHDIVIIGELLAIAAIIMSLMFVICDLGRPDRFWHLLPPFGRLHFPVSMLSWDVIVLNGYLFINAYICAYLLYMRYLGQTPDPRWYVPFVFLSIVWAISIHTVTAFLYCGLGGRPFWNTALLAPRFLASAFVSGPAFIVLAIQVIRQAVGRHFGDGPIRTLVNIMRITILVNLLMVVSEVFTEFYTGGAHTSAARYLYFGLHGHDELVWWIWSSITLVAVAAVLMLLPSVFTKHWILNTACILAFIGIWIEKGMGLIIPGFVPSTLHEIVEYRPSAIEWKITAGIWALGLIIYTLFIKIAAGIVLNRTKLHAIPDEPPASESSPAPLPTL
- a CDS encoding 4Fe-4S dicluster domain-containing protein, encoding MSSSSTSGCGKEDCGCVSRRTVMKGVGATLGAAAFARAIAPLTEWVDTLSVDEFLQRHYKELSLVDLKVVLRRLEKETKEQYGADVTISDTKPQEGVKFGYALNLSVCNGCRKCAEACHLENNHDRPSNQSYIRVFEMQKGSMDMEQGNAHYDKPVPQPDKFYMPVQCQQCEHPPCVDVCPVEATWKEPDGIVVVDYNWCIGCRYCEAACPYHARRFNWTKPVIPKEEINPNQGYLSNRIRPQGTMEKCTFCLHRTRNGRLPACLEACPTGARVFGNLLDPQSEIRWVLEHKRVFILKEDLGLKPQFFYFFDS